A region from the Hippoglossus hippoglossus isolate fHipHip1 chromosome 16, fHipHip1.pri, whole genome shotgun sequence genome encodes:
- the LOC117777162 gene encoding ATPase family AAA domain-containing protein 2-like isoform X2, with protein MVILRSSSGGVGAEPATTPKRRSMELDTSGDFLSLIPASHKKSARVTRSSRALDGGFTGHDDSTVNGHTDMRQDEGSGVHLSPRTRGQRMKQEVSYADMEPKTSSPVTEEKDSTRKSSRLQREGNASSGKQQADVPDEVEGSSTPKRSRFNLQSREVEEEEEEDRSVRRSSRITRYKLDSRNQSVLYDRLITNTAEAVLQKMDDMKKMRRRLKSRDRDTKDELGVYTRGQMRRSLRTNVESKDPEEENQGGDKEDHDKEGEQDREVDDEEEEDDDEDGEDEEEDNQRRYDFRQRKTVVRYQAPQDEPREPRKRSLYYKDHSSPTRCRFRFSSTAPRSPYNRRRTSRRRHAIHSSDSTSSSSDDEKFQRRRSKNRSRPVNRCLPMNLVKEDLLGIQKDRMKIGASLADVDPMCIDRTVGFGSIGGLSRHISSLKEMVVFPLLYPEVFERFKIQPPRGCLFYGPPGTGKTLVARALANECSQGERKVSFFMRKGADCLSKWVGESERQLRLLFDQAYQMRPAIIFFDEIDGLAPVRSSRQDQIHSSIVSTLLALMDGLDARGEIVVIGATNRLDSIDPALRRPGRFDREFLFGLPDREARKDILKIHTRQWTPPPSDTFLEELADKCVGYCGADIKAVCSEAALCALRRCYPQIYSSSQKLVLDVNSIAITNKDFMSAMSKMVPAAQRAVVSPAKSLIPAILPLLKAPLQNILHMVSRVFPHAEKGLKRKRGQDVACGVSEDDLMFSEDEEVCFTSHTPHTPRKTPAVKGLLNLNRSVLSQPTSYRPRLLLEGRPGSGQSSHLGPAVLHALEKFTVYTLDIAVLFGASATAPEETCAQIFVEAKRTSPSILYIPHIGQWWETVGPALKATFLSLLSSIPAFSPILLMATCNLRYDQLSMEVQELFRVEYGEVFQVQVPTSRERRNFFEDLILNQAAKAPASKKKAVLRALEVLPVAPPPPPRQLTEEETQKLEEQEEDTLRELRLFLRDVTNRLSQDKRFKAFTKPVDLEEVPDYAEVIKEPMDLSTVLSKIDLHRYGAVKEFLQDVDLIWQNALEYNPDRDPSDRQIRHRACALKDTIHAIIRDELDEDFEKICEEIKASRSTRGSPTTTRFAPSFYHVLPKQPKSPAEDKITDTTPQRDPAGATAAVTPYTTSSAFTTPKNTAQRKKRRKSRWSAGVYVKRKSFSSPHLSRDDIKLGSDEDEVDGDDEEEAEKEGSPEPMMEQESQEKEEKEGRSGPAEDGVILSENENDHYKRDEKEEVDKAVTDELEENDKALTEGGDANSKTLSANTKNVLLTETERGDHHKQSITAERGETQDQKLKETETEKCQTIQKGDESNKVATAEEIALNSHAEPMGVEATETSTTDASAAVRGEEDTNTERSVRRRTRSVKSSVLQQQMIDVDKALQILDQEVPLLVVDRDKLKELLERVVTKTDSFEVYKLEKLYALLCQSIYRHRRDFNKTALIQEMDQEIEDFH; from the exons TCACCGGCCACGACGACAGCACTGTGAAT GGACACACTGATATGAGGCAGGATGAGGGAAGTGGTGTCCATCTCTCTCCAAGGACCAGAGGACAGAGAATGAAGCAAGAGGTCTCCTATGCTGACATGGAGCCAAAGACCAGCTCTCCTGTGACTGAAGAAAAGGATAGCACCAG AAAATCTTCCAGGCTTCAGAGAGAAGGAAACGCATCCAGCGGAAAGCAGCAAGCAG ATGTTCCAGATGAGGTAGAAGGGTCGTCCACTCCCAAGAGGAGCCGCTTTAACCTACAGAGcagagaagtggaggaggaagaggaggaggatcgCTCAGTGCGACGTAGCTCCCGAATTACCAGATACAAACTGGATTCCCGCAACCAGTCAGTGCTCTACGATCGGCTCATCACCAA CACTGCTGAAGCTGTCCTCcagaagatggacgacatgaagaAGATGAGACGGAGACTGAAGAGCAGAGATAGAGATACTAAAGATGAG CTTGGCGTTTACACTCGGGGCCAGATGCGAAGGTCTCTAAGGACGAATGTGGAGAGCAAAGACCCTGAGGAGGAGAACCAAG GAGGGGACAAGGAGGATCATGATAAAGAGGGGGAGCAAGATAGAGAAgttgatgatgaggaggaagaagatgatgacGAAGATGGcgaggatgaggaagaagataACCAGAGGCGCTACGACTTCAGACAGCGAAAGACTGTGGTTCGCTACCAGGCCCCACAGGATG AACCCAGAGAGCCCAGGAAGCGCAGCTTGTACTACAAAGACCACTCGTCCCCTACCAGATGCAGGTTCAGATTCTCTTCCACGGCCCCCAGGAGCCCctacaacagaagaagaaccaGCCG AAGGAGACATGCCATCCACAGTAGCGACTCTACATCCTCATCTTCAGATGATGAGAAATTCCAGAGACGAAGGAGTAAGAACAGGAGCCGGCCAGTCAACAG ATGTTTACCAATGAACCTTGTGAAGGAAGACCTGCTGGGAATCCAGAAGGACAGGATGAAGATTGGAGCCAGCCTTGCTGATGTGGACCCCATGTGCATAGACAGGACG GTGGGCTTTGGCAGCATTGGGGGCTTGAGTAGACACATCTCGTCACTGAAGGAGATGGTGGTCTTCCCTCTCCTCTACCCAGAAGTCTTTGAGAGGTTCAAGATACAGCCACCCAG GGGCTGTCTATTTTATGGTCCCCCCGGCACAGGGAAAACCCTTGTAGCCAGAGCGCTGGCCAACGAGTGCAGTCAGGGGGAAAGAAAGGTGTCATTCTTCATGAGAAAAGGAGCTGACTGCCTCAGTAAGTGGGTGGGAGAATCTGAGAGACAGCTACGCCTGCTGTTTGACCAG GCATACCAAATGCGTCCCGCCATCATCTTTTTCGATGAGATTGATGGTTTGGCTCCAGTCAGGTCCAGCCGTCAGGATCAGATCCACAG CTCCATCGTGTCGACCCTCCTGGCTCTTATGGATGGATTAGATGCTAGAGGAGAGATTGTTGTGATAGGAGCCACAAACAGACTGGACTCCATCGACCCAGCTCTGAGAAGACCAGGACGCTTTGACAGAGAGTTCCTCTTCGGCCTGCctgacagagag GCTAGAAAGGACATTCTGAAGATCCACACCAGACAGTGGACCCCTCCGCCCTCTGACACTTTTCTGGAGGAATTGGCTGATAAATGTGTTG GTTATTGTGGAGCAGACATCAAGGCAGTGTGTTCAGAGGCTGCCCTTTGTGCGCTGCGGCGTTGCTACCCACAAATCTACTCCTCGTCACAGAAACTTGTTCTTGATGTCAACTCCATTGCCATCACAAACAAAGACTTTATGTCCGCCATGTCTAAGATGGTGCCAGCTGCCCAGAG ggcGGTGGTATCACCAGCCAAATCCCTGATTCCTGCCATCCTTCCTCTGCTGAAGGCCCCCCTGCAGAACATTCTCCACATGGTCAGCAGAGTGTTCCCGCATGCTGAGAAGGGcttaaagaggaagagaggacaAG ATGTGGCCTGTGGTGTGTCTGAGGATGACCTGATGttcagtgaggatgaggaggtctGCTTCACCTCGCACACCCCTCACACTCCACGCAAAACGCCTGCTGTGAAGGGACTCCTCAACCTCAACAG GAGTGTGCTCAGCCAGCCGACATCCTACCGTCCCAGGCTGCTGTTGGAGGGCAGACCAGGCTCAGGTCAGAGCTCCCACCTGGGTCCTGCTGTCCTGCATGCTCTGGAGAAATTCACAGTGTACACCCTGGACATAGCCGTGCTGTTTGGAGCCAGTGCAACAGCACCAGAAGAGACCTGTGCTCAG ATTTTTGTTGAAGCCAAGAGGACCTCTCCCAGTATCCTGTACATCCCTCATATCGGACAGTGGTGGGAAACAGTGGGTCCTGCCTTAAAAGCCACATTCCTCAGCCTGCTTAGCTCGATACCTGCTTTCTCTCCTATACTGCTGATGGCCACCTGCAACCTGCGATACGACCAACTCAGTATGGAG GTACAGGAGTTGTTTCGGGTGGAGTATGGAGAGGTTTTCCAAGTCCAGGTCCCCACcagcagagaaagaagaaactTCTTTGAGGACCTGATCCTAAACCAGGCTGCCAAGGCCCCTGCCTCAAAAAAGAAGGCTG tgCTCCGTGCTTTGGAGGTGCTCCCTGttgcccctcctcctcctccacgtcaGCTAACGGAAGAGGAGACCCAAAAATTGGAGGAACAAGAGGAAGACACCCTCAGGGAGCTCCGCCTCTTCCTCCGTGATGTCACCAACCGACTGTCCCAGGATAAACGTTTTAAGGCTTTTACAAAGCCTGTTGATTTAGAGGAG GTTCCAGATTACGCCGAGGTGATCAAGGAGCCTATGGACCTTTCAACAGTTCTCTCTAAGATCGATCTCCATCGGTATGGGGCAGTGAAGGAGTTCCTGCAAGATGTGGATCTTATCTGGCAGAATGCACTCGAATACAACCCTGACAGGGACCCCTCAG ACCGTCAGATCCGCCACAGAGCGTGTGCCCTGAAGGATACTATCCATGCCATCATTAGAGATGAACTGGATGAAGATTTTGAGAAGATTTGTGAGGAAATCAAAGCATCACGCAGCACAAGAG GTAGCCCGACTACCACCCGGTTTGCTCCCTCCTTTTACCACGTCCTTCCCAAACAGCCCAAGTCTCCTGCTGAGGACAAGATCACAGACACGACCCCACAAAGAGATCCGGCTggagccacagctgctgttaCCCCCTATACAACTTCCTCTGCTTTCACAACTCCTAAAAACACAG cccagaggaagaaaagaagaaagagtcGCTGGTCCGCTGGCGTATATGTAAAGAGGAagtctttttcctctcctcacctgtccaGAGATGACATAAAGTTAGGGTCTGATGAGGATGAGGTGGAtggagatgatgaggaggaggctgagaagGAAGGTAGCCCAGAGCCTATGATGGAACAGGAAAgccaggagaaggaggaaaaagaggggagGAGTGGACCTGCTGAAGATGGGGTTATcctgtctgaaaatgaaaatgaccaCTACAAGcgggatgaaaaagaagaggtGGACAAAGCTGTAACAGATGAATTAGAAGAAAATGACAAAGCATtgacagagggaggggatgCGAACAGCAAAACCCTTTCAGCAAACACTAAGAATGTCCTTCtcactgagacagagagaggagatcATCACAAACAGTccatcacagcagagagaggtgaAACTCAAGACCAAAAGCTAAAGGAAACTGAGACTGAGAAATGTCAAACCATACAAAAGGGGGATGAGAGTAATAAGGTAGCGACTGCAGAGGAGATTGCACTGAACAGTCATGCTGAGCCAATGGGGGTGGAAGCAACGGAAACCTCAACCACAGATGCCTCTGCAGctgtcagaggagaggaggacacgAACACAG AGCGGAGCGTGAGGCGAAGGACTCGGTCTGTAAAaagctctgtgctgcagcagcagatgatcGACGTGGACAAAGCTCTGCAGATCCTGGACCAGGAAGTTCCACTACTTGTGGTGGACAGAGACAAATTAAAG GAGCTGTTGGAGAGAGTAGTGACCAAGACTGACAGCTTTGAGGTTTACAAGCTGGAGAAACTCTACGCTCTGCTCTGCCAGAGCATTTACAGACACAGACGAGACTTCAACAAAACAGCACTAATACAG gaGATGGACCAGGAGATAGAAGATTTCCATTAA
- the LOC117777162 gene encoding ATPase family AAA domain-containing protein 2-like isoform X1, with translation MVILRSSSGGVGAEPATTPKRRSMELDTSGDFLSLIPASHKKSARVTRSSRALDGGFTGHDDSTVNGHTDMRQDEGSGVHLSPRTRGQRMKQEVSYADMEPKTSSPVTEEKDSTRKSSRLQREGNASSGKQQADVPDEVEGSSTPKRSRFNLQSREVEEEEEEDRSVRRSSRITRYKLDSRNQSVLYDRLITNTAEAVLQKMDDMKKMRRRLKSRDRDTKDELGVYTRGQMRRSLRTNVESKDPEEENQGGDKEDHDKEGEQDREVDDEEEEDDDEDGEDEEEDNQRRYDFRQRKTVVRYQAPQDEPREPRKRSLYYKDHSSPTRCRFRFSSTAPRSPYNRRRTSRSSSERRRHAIHSSDSTSSSSDDEKFQRRRSKNRSRPVNRCLPMNLVKEDLLGIQKDRMKIGASLADVDPMCIDRTVGFGSIGGLSRHISSLKEMVVFPLLYPEVFERFKIQPPRGCLFYGPPGTGKTLVARALANECSQGERKVSFFMRKGADCLSKWVGESERQLRLLFDQAYQMRPAIIFFDEIDGLAPVRSSRQDQIHSSIVSTLLALMDGLDARGEIVVIGATNRLDSIDPALRRPGRFDREFLFGLPDREARKDILKIHTRQWTPPPSDTFLEELADKCVGYCGADIKAVCSEAALCALRRCYPQIYSSSQKLVLDVNSIAITNKDFMSAMSKMVPAAQRAVVSPAKSLIPAILPLLKAPLQNILHMVSRVFPHAEKGLKRKRGQDVACGVSEDDLMFSEDEEVCFTSHTPHTPRKTPAVKGLLNLNRSVLSQPTSYRPRLLLEGRPGSGQSSHLGPAVLHALEKFTVYTLDIAVLFGASATAPEETCAQIFVEAKRTSPSILYIPHIGQWWETVGPALKATFLSLLSSIPAFSPILLMATCNLRYDQLSMEVQELFRVEYGEVFQVQVPTSRERRNFFEDLILNQAAKAPASKKKAVLRALEVLPVAPPPPPRQLTEEETQKLEEQEEDTLRELRLFLRDVTNRLSQDKRFKAFTKPVDLEEVPDYAEVIKEPMDLSTVLSKIDLHRYGAVKEFLQDVDLIWQNALEYNPDRDPSDRQIRHRACALKDTIHAIIRDELDEDFEKICEEIKASRSTRGSPTTTRFAPSFYHVLPKQPKSPAEDKITDTTPQRDPAGATAAVTPYTTSSAFTTPKNTAQRKKRRKSRWSAGVYVKRKSFSSPHLSRDDIKLGSDEDEVDGDDEEEAEKEGSPEPMMEQESQEKEEKEGRSGPAEDGVILSENENDHYKRDEKEEVDKAVTDELEENDKALTEGGDANSKTLSANTKNVLLTETERGDHHKQSITAERGETQDQKLKETETEKCQTIQKGDESNKVATAEEIALNSHAEPMGVEATETSTTDASAAVRGEEDTNTERSVRRRTRSVKSSVLQQQMIDVDKALQILDQEVPLLVVDRDKLKELLERVVTKTDSFEVYKLEKLYALLCQSIYRHRRDFNKTALIQEMDQEIEDFH, from the exons TCACCGGCCACGACGACAGCACTGTGAAT GGACACACTGATATGAGGCAGGATGAGGGAAGTGGTGTCCATCTCTCTCCAAGGACCAGAGGACAGAGAATGAAGCAAGAGGTCTCCTATGCTGACATGGAGCCAAAGACCAGCTCTCCTGTGACTGAAGAAAAGGATAGCACCAG AAAATCTTCCAGGCTTCAGAGAGAAGGAAACGCATCCAGCGGAAAGCAGCAAGCAG ATGTTCCAGATGAGGTAGAAGGGTCGTCCACTCCCAAGAGGAGCCGCTTTAACCTACAGAGcagagaagtggaggaggaagaggaggaggatcgCTCAGTGCGACGTAGCTCCCGAATTACCAGATACAAACTGGATTCCCGCAACCAGTCAGTGCTCTACGATCGGCTCATCACCAA CACTGCTGAAGCTGTCCTCcagaagatggacgacatgaagaAGATGAGACGGAGACTGAAGAGCAGAGATAGAGATACTAAAGATGAG CTTGGCGTTTACACTCGGGGCCAGATGCGAAGGTCTCTAAGGACGAATGTGGAGAGCAAAGACCCTGAGGAGGAGAACCAAG GAGGGGACAAGGAGGATCATGATAAAGAGGGGGAGCAAGATAGAGAAgttgatgatgaggaggaagaagatgatgacGAAGATGGcgaggatgaggaagaagataACCAGAGGCGCTACGACTTCAGACAGCGAAAGACTGTGGTTCGCTACCAGGCCCCACAGGATG AACCCAGAGAGCCCAGGAAGCGCAGCTTGTACTACAAAGACCACTCGTCCCCTACCAGATGCAGGTTCAGATTCTCTTCCACGGCCCCCAGGAGCCCctacaacagaagaagaaccaGCCG GAGTAGTTCTGAGAG AAGGAGACATGCCATCCACAGTAGCGACTCTACATCCTCATCTTCAGATGATGAGAAATTCCAGAGACGAAGGAGTAAGAACAGGAGCCGGCCAGTCAACAG ATGTTTACCAATGAACCTTGTGAAGGAAGACCTGCTGGGAATCCAGAAGGACAGGATGAAGATTGGAGCCAGCCTTGCTGATGTGGACCCCATGTGCATAGACAGGACG GTGGGCTTTGGCAGCATTGGGGGCTTGAGTAGACACATCTCGTCACTGAAGGAGATGGTGGTCTTCCCTCTCCTCTACCCAGAAGTCTTTGAGAGGTTCAAGATACAGCCACCCAG GGGCTGTCTATTTTATGGTCCCCCCGGCACAGGGAAAACCCTTGTAGCCAGAGCGCTGGCCAACGAGTGCAGTCAGGGGGAAAGAAAGGTGTCATTCTTCATGAGAAAAGGAGCTGACTGCCTCAGTAAGTGGGTGGGAGAATCTGAGAGACAGCTACGCCTGCTGTTTGACCAG GCATACCAAATGCGTCCCGCCATCATCTTTTTCGATGAGATTGATGGTTTGGCTCCAGTCAGGTCCAGCCGTCAGGATCAGATCCACAG CTCCATCGTGTCGACCCTCCTGGCTCTTATGGATGGATTAGATGCTAGAGGAGAGATTGTTGTGATAGGAGCCACAAACAGACTGGACTCCATCGACCCAGCTCTGAGAAGACCAGGACGCTTTGACAGAGAGTTCCTCTTCGGCCTGCctgacagagag GCTAGAAAGGACATTCTGAAGATCCACACCAGACAGTGGACCCCTCCGCCCTCTGACACTTTTCTGGAGGAATTGGCTGATAAATGTGTTG GTTATTGTGGAGCAGACATCAAGGCAGTGTGTTCAGAGGCTGCCCTTTGTGCGCTGCGGCGTTGCTACCCACAAATCTACTCCTCGTCACAGAAACTTGTTCTTGATGTCAACTCCATTGCCATCACAAACAAAGACTTTATGTCCGCCATGTCTAAGATGGTGCCAGCTGCCCAGAG ggcGGTGGTATCACCAGCCAAATCCCTGATTCCTGCCATCCTTCCTCTGCTGAAGGCCCCCCTGCAGAACATTCTCCACATGGTCAGCAGAGTGTTCCCGCATGCTGAGAAGGGcttaaagaggaagagaggacaAG ATGTGGCCTGTGGTGTGTCTGAGGATGACCTGATGttcagtgaggatgaggaggtctGCTTCACCTCGCACACCCCTCACACTCCACGCAAAACGCCTGCTGTGAAGGGACTCCTCAACCTCAACAG GAGTGTGCTCAGCCAGCCGACATCCTACCGTCCCAGGCTGCTGTTGGAGGGCAGACCAGGCTCAGGTCAGAGCTCCCACCTGGGTCCTGCTGTCCTGCATGCTCTGGAGAAATTCACAGTGTACACCCTGGACATAGCCGTGCTGTTTGGAGCCAGTGCAACAGCACCAGAAGAGACCTGTGCTCAG ATTTTTGTTGAAGCCAAGAGGACCTCTCCCAGTATCCTGTACATCCCTCATATCGGACAGTGGTGGGAAACAGTGGGTCCTGCCTTAAAAGCCACATTCCTCAGCCTGCTTAGCTCGATACCTGCTTTCTCTCCTATACTGCTGATGGCCACCTGCAACCTGCGATACGACCAACTCAGTATGGAG GTACAGGAGTTGTTTCGGGTGGAGTATGGAGAGGTTTTCCAAGTCCAGGTCCCCACcagcagagaaagaagaaactTCTTTGAGGACCTGATCCTAAACCAGGCTGCCAAGGCCCCTGCCTCAAAAAAGAAGGCTG tgCTCCGTGCTTTGGAGGTGCTCCCTGttgcccctcctcctcctccacgtcaGCTAACGGAAGAGGAGACCCAAAAATTGGAGGAACAAGAGGAAGACACCCTCAGGGAGCTCCGCCTCTTCCTCCGTGATGTCACCAACCGACTGTCCCAGGATAAACGTTTTAAGGCTTTTACAAAGCCTGTTGATTTAGAGGAG GTTCCAGATTACGCCGAGGTGATCAAGGAGCCTATGGACCTTTCAACAGTTCTCTCTAAGATCGATCTCCATCGGTATGGGGCAGTGAAGGAGTTCCTGCAAGATGTGGATCTTATCTGGCAGAATGCACTCGAATACAACCCTGACAGGGACCCCTCAG ACCGTCAGATCCGCCACAGAGCGTGTGCCCTGAAGGATACTATCCATGCCATCATTAGAGATGAACTGGATGAAGATTTTGAGAAGATTTGTGAGGAAATCAAAGCATCACGCAGCACAAGAG GTAGCCCGACTACCACCCGGTTTGCTCCCTCCTTTTACCACGTCCTTCCCAAACAGCCCAAGTCTCCTGCTGAGGACAAGATCACAGACACGACCCCACAAAGAGATCCGGCTggagccacagctgctgttaCCCCCTATACAACTTCCTCTGCTTTCACAACTCCTAAAAACACAG cccagaggaagaaaagaagaaagagtcGCTGGTCCGCTGGCGTATATGTAAAGAGGAagtctttttcctctcctcacctgtccaGAGATGACATAAAGTTAGGGTCTGATGAGGATGAGGTGGAtggagatgatgaggaggaggctgagaagGAAGGTAGCCCAGAGCCTATGATGGAACAGGAAAgccaggagaaggaggaaaaagaggggagGAGTGGACCTGCTGAAGATGGGGTTATcctgtctgaaaatgaaaatgaccaCTACAAGcgggatgaaaaagaagaggtGGACAAAGCTGTAACAGATGAATTAGAAGAAAATGACAAAGCATtgacagagggaggggatgCGAACAGCAAAACCCTTTCAGCAAACACTAAGAATGTCCTTCtcactgagacagagagaggagatcATCACAAACAGTccatcacagcagagagaggtgaAACTCAAGACCAAAAGCTAAAGGAAACTGAGACTGAGAAATGTCAAACCATACAAAAGGGGGATGAGAGTAATAAGGTAGCGACTGCAGAGGAGATTGCACTGAACAGTCATGCTGAGCCAATGGGGGTGGAAGCAACGGAAACCTCAACCACAGATGCCTCTGCAGctgtcagaggagaggaggacacgAACACAG AGCGGAGCGTGAGGCGAAGGACTCGGTCTGTAAAaagctctgtgctgcagcagcagatgatcGACGTGGACAAAGCTCTGCAGATCCTGGACCAGGAAGTTCCACTACTTGTGGTGGACAGAGACAAATTAAAG GAGCTGTTGGAGAGAGTAGTGACCAAGACTGACAGCTTTGAGGTTTACAAGCTGGAGAAACTCTACGCTCTGCTCTGCCAGAGCATTTACAGACACAGACGAGACTTCAACAAAACAGCACTAATACAG gaGATGGACCAGGAGATAGAAGATTTCCATTAA